Within Thermoanaerobaculia bacterium, the genomic segment GCCGAACGGCAGGTTGGAAAGAGAAATATCAGCCCCGTTTGCGTGTAACGTTGCGATGAGCTTGCCCGGTTTGGGTTCGTGTTTCCATATCGCAGGAAGCCGGAAAAAGGACGGGCTGATTTTTTCGGTGCAGTACCGGATGGGTTCAGTCATGTCATGGTCGTTGATAATGGTGACAATGGACTGGCAGGCATATTTCCTGTGTCTGATTTTCTTTGCGGAACTACTCCACTCAATAAGTGCCCTTGAGGCAATGTAGGGATTGAGACGGGCATTGATGCCGATGGTGTTCTGTAATTTTCGGGAAAGTTCTTTTTGTTGACGGTGCGGATGCTGGGTCCACCACAACACCTGCTCATACAGTCCAGGATCGCGTGTGAGCAACATTCCCCCTTCACCCACATCCAAGGTCTTGCCAGAGGTAAAACTCACCACAAGGGCATCAGATTTGCCGCTGGCGGGTATCTCGTGAATCCTGGCCCGGAAACTCTGGGCAGCGTCTGCGAGATAGAGAACTTCATGCCTGTCCGCGATGTTTTTCAGTACATGGGTCTGGTGCGGGATTCCGAACATGTCCGCTGCCAGGATGGCCTTTGTTTTAGTAGTGATGGCTTTTTCGACAAGGCCAGACTCCATCTCAAATGTATATGGGTCAATGGGAAGCAGAACCATGGTGCATCCGGCAAAAAGAAAAGGGCTGACACTGTATCCGATATTGAGGCTGGAGGTGATAATCTCATCCCCTGGCCCTGCGTCCATTGCCATGACCAGGGATAAAAGGCCGAGGGTCGCTGAAGGCACTGCCACGGCATACGGGAATTTGTAATAGTTTTTGAACTTCTGCTCCAGTAGTTTTATTGAGCCTTCTCCTGACCAATGGGCGTTGCCGGTTGCTAACGATAACAGTTCAGATGCTGACATGGCT encodes:
- a CDS encoding DegT/DnrJ/EryC1/StrS family aminotransferase, which encodes MSASELLSLATGNAHWSGEGSIKLLEQKFKNYYKFPYAVAVPSATLGLLSLVMAMDAGPGDEIITSSLNIGYSVSPFLFAGCTMVLLPIDPYTFEMESGLVEKAITTKTKAILAADMFGIPHQTHVLKNIADRHEVLYLADAAQSFRARIHEIPASGKSDALVVSFTSGKTLDVGEGGMLLTRDPGLYEQVLWWTQHPHRQQKELSRKLQNTIGINARLNPYIASRALIEWSSSAKKIRHRKYACQSIVTIINDHDMTEPIRYCTEKISPSFFRLPAIWKHEPKPGKLIATLHANGADISLSNLPFGLLSQNPVLRQQFNQQCRVPFSLAETENLVRRSFCMIPHEEDV